The proteins below are encoded in one region of Cytophagales bacterium:
- a CDS encoding class I SAM-dependent methyltransferase: MDTSDFELITSEEGQAFLQAHEHSDPNQLVLNPPKKDYPEVSKNIRLFVDQLISQKKAVKKLPSWKATPGLVYPPPLSLEQSSSEETATYKKELIRGKTLVDLTGGMGIDCMALSENFEETHYVEKNPDLCAVFIHNAKQLGKEAIHVNHTEASDFLARRKAQAGTCFYFDPARRGENNSKVFKLTDCEPDASQLVPRILEKGATSLIKTSPMLDVDLALSELTNVKEVHLVAVKNELKEVLYLIQPDWEEEPSMIAVNLARDKQEFNFRKSEEANADSTIGSVQNWLYEPNVAVMKAGAYKLIGQQFGLTKLDVNSHLYTSKELVPGFPGRIFEVIEEMTKSNLKKLLPDQKANIITRNYPLTPDQLKKKYKLKDGGEYFVIGMRSLGKPLLLLCKQIEKNVILEK; the protein is encoded by the coding sequence ATGGACACCAGCGATTTTGAGTTGATCACTTCCGAAGAAGGCCAGGCATTTCTACAAGCCCATGAGCATTCTGACCCCAATCAACTGGTCCTAAACCCACCTAAAAAAGATTATCCAGAGGTTTCGAAAAATATCCGGCTCTTTGTTGATCAATTGATCAGTCAAAAAAAGGCGGTCAAGAAATTACCTTCCTGGAAGGCTACTCCCGGACTTGTTTATCCGCCACCACTTTCGTTAGAGCAATCCTCATCTGAGGAAACTGCTACGTACAAAAAGGAACTGATCCGGGGGAAAACCCTGGTCGACTTGACCGGAGGTATGGGGATTGATTGCATGGCGCTTTCTGAGAATTTTGAGGAAACTCATTATGTAGAAAAGAATCCTGATCTCTGTGCAGTGTTTATCCACAATGCTAAACAATTGGGAAAAGAAGCCATTCATGTTAATCATACAGAAGCATCGGACTTCCTTGCTCGAAGGAAAGCTCAAGCAGGCACTTGTTTTTACTTCGATCCTGCAAGAAGAGGAGAGAACAACAGCAAAGTATTCAAACTGACCGATTGTGAACCAGATGCTTCACAACTGGTCCCGAGAATCCTAGAGAAAGGAGCTACATCGTTGATCAAAACTTCACCCATGTTGGATGTGGACCTGGCATTGTCTGAACTTACCAACGTGAAGGAAGTGCATTTGGTGGCAGTCAAAAATGAGTTGAAAGAAGTGCTCTATTTGATCCAACCAGATTGGGAGGAGGAGCCAAGCATGATAGCTGTAAATCTGGCAAGGGATAAGCAAGAATTCAATTTTCGGAAGTCGGAGGAAGCGAATGCTGATTCAACCATAGGATCAGTCCAAAATTGGCTTTATGAACCAAATGTGGCCGTCATGAAAGCTGGTGCTTATAAGTTGATTGGACAGCAATTTGGATTGACAAAGCTGGACGTCAATAGTCATCTCTACACTTCTAAGGAACTGGTTCCAGGATTTCCGGGAAGAATATTTGAAGTGATTGAGGAAATGACGAAAAGCAATTTGAAAAAGCTATTGCCGGATCAAAAAGCGAATATCATCACACGTAATTATCCGTTAACTCCGGATCAGCTCAAGAAGAAATATAAACTGAAAGATGGTGGTGAGTACTTCGTGATTGGTATGCGATCGTTAGGCAAACCTTTGCTTCTTCTTTGTAAGCAAATTGAAAAAAACGTCATTCTCGAAAAATGA